The Solanum lycopersicum chromosome 9, SLM_r2.1 genome window below encodes:
- the LOC138338557 gene encoding uncharacterized protein translates to MPGKVSETSVPSIVEGQLNTAQARMKFFADRNRTEREFSVGDWVYLKVQPYRQMFFALRKNLKLTSKYYGPYLITERIGLVTYKLGLPSTSKIHSVFHVSFLKKKVGNRVVVQSELPYTNDDEQFLVKPVTILQRQMIKRNNAVVVRVLVQCSNLPSEDATWEDYDFLRANFPGYDSHP, encoded by the exons ATGCCGGGAAAAGTATCTGAG ACATCAGTTCCTTCAATTGTTGAAGGACAACTTAATACTGCCCAAGCTAGAATGAAATTTTTTGCTGATAGGAATAGAACTGAGCGTGAGTTTTCAGTCGGAGATTGGGTATACTTAAAAGTGCAACCATATCGTCAGATGTTCTTTGCATTAAGAAAGAATTTGAAGCTTACTTCTAAGTATTATGGTCCTTACTTGATAACAGAAAGGATTGGGTTAGTGACTTATAAATTAGGCCTTCCATCAACTTCAAAGATTCATTCGGTATTTCATGTTTcgtttttgaagaagaaagtaggCAATCGTGTGGTAGTTCAATCTGAATTGCCTTATACGAACGATGACGAACAATTTTTGGTTAAGCCGGTGACTATTTTGCAGCGCCAGATGATAAAAAGGAACAATGCTGTTGTGGTGCGAGTTTTGGTTCAGTGTTCTAATCTTCCATCGGAGGATGCTACGTGGGAAGATTACGACTTTTTGCGCGCTAATTTCCCTGGTTATGATTCTCATCCTTGA
- the LOC101255919 gene encoding E3 ubiquitin-protein ligase RING1-like — translation MFYEELDHAISQLLMNKFQDQQHVIVEQTIRELQGIVITSEMSEVCVDVVLHIDHYCDGKILLALEESSSLDGMISASESSIELVEPMEADERNSNDECLVCLDELGEKTDVLRLPCSHMFHAQCITKWLQNSHYCLLCHFEMPTD, via the coding sequence ATGTTCTATGAGGAACTCGATCACGCTATATCACAATTGTTAATGAACAAGTTTCAAGATCAACAACACGTTATAGTTGAACAAACAATTCGTGAGTTGCAAGGGATCGTTATTACATCTGAGATGTCTGAGGTATGTGTGGATGTGGTCTTACACATTGATCACTATTGCGATGGTAAAATTTTGTTAGCATTGGAAGAATCATCATCTTTGGATGGAATGATATCGGCTAGTGAATCATCAATAGAGTTGGTAGAGCCGATGGAAGCTGATGAAAGAAATAGCAACGATGAGTGTTTGGTATGTCTAGATGAGCTAGGGGAGAAAACTGATGTATTGCGGTTGCCTTGCTCTCATATGTTTCATGCTCAGTGTATTACCAAGTGGTTACAGAATAGCCATTACTGCCTGCTTTGCCACTTTGAGATGCCAACAGATTAG